In Prescottella soli, a genomic segment contains:
- a CDS encoding metal-sulfur cluster assembly factor, with protein MTDTQAEQAQTETTEAEATAAYGATLTPERLDELEEAMRDVVDPELGINVVDLGLVYDFKEIDENGVDVVLLDMTLTSAACPLTDVIEEQSKRALVNSSLCDELRINWVWMPPWGPDKITDDGREQLRALGFTV; from the coding sequence ATGACGGACACCCAGGCCGAGCAGGCCCAGACCGAGACCACCGAGGCCGAGGCGACCGCCGCGTACGGCGCGACCCTCACCCCGGAGCGCCTCGACGAGCTCGAGGAGGCGATGCGTGACGTCGTCGACCCCGAACTCGGCATCAACGTCGTCGACCTCGGTCTGGTGTACGACTTCAAGGAGATCGACGAGAACGGCGTCGACGTCGTGCTGCTCGACATGACGTTGACGTCCGCGGCCTGCCCGCTGACCGACGTCATCGAGGAGCAGTCCAAGCGGGCCCTGGTGAACAGCAGCCTGTGTGACGAGCTGCGGATCAACTGGGTCTGGATGCCGCCGTGGGGTCCGGACAAGATCACCGACGACGGCCGCGAGCAGCTGCGTGCCCTCGGGTTCACGGTCTAG
- the sufU gene encoding Fe-S cluster assembly sulfur transfer protein SufU, giving the protein MRLEQMYQEVILDHYKHPHGRGLRDPFGAEVHHVNPTCGDEITLRALLADGEDGQPVVADISYDGQGCSISQASTSVLFDQIVGMPLDEALRTVDAFNEMVSSRGTIEGDEDVLGDGIAFSGVSKYPARVKCALLGWMAFKDAVVRIVDGNPEDDLARTGGQTS; this is encoded by the coding sequence GTGCGTCTGGAGCAGATGTACCAGGAAGTGATCCTGGACCACTACAAGCACCCGCACGGGCGGGGGCTGCGTGACCCGTTCGGCGCCGAGGTCCATCACGTCAACCCGACCTGCGGGGACGAGATCACGCTGCGCGCGCTCCTCGCCGACGGTGAGGACGGGCAGCCGGTGGTCGCGGACATCTCGTACGACGGCCAGGGTTGCTCGATCAGCCAGGCGTCGACGTCGGTGCTGTTCGACCAGATCGTCGGCATGCCGCTGGACGAGGCGCTGCGCACCGTCGACGCGTTCAACGAGATGGTGAGCAGTCGCGGCACCATCGAGGGCGACGAGGACGTGCTGGGAGACGGCATCGCCTTCAGCGGGGTGTCGAAGTACCCGGCCCGCGTCAAGTGCGCGCTGCTGGGATGGATGGCTTTCAAGGACGCCGTTGTTCGAATAGTCGACGGCAACCCTGAAGACGACCTTGCTCGAACCGGAGGACAGACATCATGA
- a CDS encoding cysteine desulfurase, which translates to MTITVPALDVTRIREDFPILGRTVRDGKPLVYLDSGATSQRPVQVLDAEREFLTTCNAAVHRGAHQLAEEATDAYEGARAAIASFVGVDSDELVFTKNATESLNLVAYVFGDDRFDKAVGPGDEIVVTELEHHANLVPWQELARRTGATLRWYGITDDGRIDLDSLELTDKVKVVAFTHQSNVTGAISPVTELVRRAQAVGAVTVLDACQSVPHIAVDFRSLGVDFAAFSGHKMLGPSGVGVLYGRRELLASMPPFITGGSMIETVTMEVSTYAPPPQRFEAGVPMTSQVVGLGAAVKYLQDVGMDAIAQHEHLLVTAALEGLAGIDGVRIVGPTDGVDRGSAVSFLVDGIHAHDLGQVLDDDGVAVRVGHHCAWPMHQRFGIAATARASFALYNTLDEVDALLAGIRRAQDFFGVSGGA; encoded by the coding sequence ATGACCATCACGGTGCCCGCGCTGGACGTCACCAGGATCCGGGAAGACTTCCCGATCCTGGGGCGGACCGTGCGCGACGGAAAGCCCTTGGTGTACCTGGATTCCGGCGCGACCTCGCAGCGTCCGGTGCAGGTGCTCGACGCCGAGCGGGAGTTCCTGACCACGTGCAACGCAGCGGTGCACCGCGGTGCGCATCAGCTGGCCGAGGAGGCCACCGACGCGTACGAGGGTGCCCGCGCGGCGATCGCCTCGTTCGTCGGTGTCGATTCGGACGAGCTGGTGTTCACGAAGAACGCCACCGAGTCGCTCAACCTCGTCGCCTACGTGTTCGGCGACGACCGCTTCGACAAGGCCGTCGGACCGGGTGACGAGATCGTCGTCACCGAGCTCGAACACCACGCGAATCTCGTTCCGTGGCAGGAGCTCGCGCGTCGCACCGGTGCAACGCTGCGCTGGTACGGCATCACCGACGACGGACGCATCGACCTCGATTCGCTCGAGCTGACCGACAAGGTCAAGGTCGTCGCGTTCACGCACCAGTCCAATGTGACCGGTGCGATCTCGCCGGTCACCGAACTGGTCCGCCGCGCGCAGGCCGTCGGCGCGGTCACGGTTCTCGACGCGTGCCAGTCCGTCCCGCACATCGCCGTCGACTTCCGTTCCCTCGGTGTCGATTTCGCGGCCTTCTCCGGGCACAAGATGCTCGGCCCGTCCGGTGTTGGCGTGCTGTACGGCCGCCGTGAGCTGCTCGCGTCGATGCCGCCGTTCATCACGGGCGGTTCGATGATCGAGACGGTGACGATGGAGGTCAGCACCTACGCGCCGCCGCCGCAGCGTTTCGAGGCGGGCGTGCCGATGACGTCGCAGGTCGTCGGGCTCGGCGCGGCCGTGAAGTACCTCCAGGACGTCGGTATGGACGCCATCGCGCAGCACGAGCACCTGCTCGTGACCGCGGCCCTCGAGGGACTCGCGGGCATCGACGGAGTGCGGATCGTCGGCCCCACCGACGGTGTCGACCGCGGCTCGGCCGTGTCGTTCCTGGTCGACGGGATCCACGCCCACGACCTCGGGCAGGTCCTCGACGACGACGGCGTCGCCGTGCGCGTCGGGCACCACTGCGCGTGGCCGATGCACCAGCGGTTCGGCATCGCCGCTACCGCGCGGGCGTCGTTCGCGCTGTACAACACCCTCGACGAGGTCGATGCGCTGCTCGCCGGCATCCGGCGCGCGCAGGACTTCTTCGGCGTGAGCGGAGGTGCGTGA
- the sufC gene encoding Fe-S cluster assembly ATPase SufC, producing the protein MSTLEIRDLHVNVANSDENAEPINILKGVNLTVSSGETHAIMGPNGSGKSTLSYAIAGHPKYEVTSGSITLDGENVLEMSVDERARAGLFLAMQYPVEVPGVSMSNFLRTAATSVRGEAPKLRHWVKEVKEAMTELEIDPTFGERSVNEGFSGGEKKRHEILQLGLIKPKIAILDETDSGLDVDALRVVSEGVNRYKERENGGILLITHYTRILRYIKPEFVHVFVNGQVVESGGAELADELEANGYVRFTQAAGAGA; encoded by the coding sequence ATGTCTACGCTTGAAATCCGCGACCTGCACGTCAACGTCGCCAACTCGGACGAGAACGCCGAGCCGATCAACATCCTCAAGGGTGTGAACCTGACCGTCAGCTCGGGGGAGACCCACGCCATCATGGGCCCCAACGGCTCGGGCAAGTCCACCCTGTCGTACGCGATCGCCGGCCACCCCAAGTACGAGGTGACCTCCGGCTCCATCACCCTGGACGGCGAGAACGTCCTGGAGATGAGCGTGGATGAAAGGGCCCGTGCTGGTCTTTTTCTTGCCATGCAGTACCCGGTCGAGGTGCCCGGCGTCTCGATGTCGAACTTCCTGCGCACCGCAGCCACCTCCGTCCGCGGCGAGGCGCCGAAGCTGCGCCACTGGGTCAAGGAAGTCAAGGAGGCGATGACCGAGCTCGAGATCGATCCGACGTTCGGTGAGCGCAGCGTCAACGAGGGCTTCTCGGGCGGCGAGAAGAAGCGCCACGAGATCCTGCAGCTGGGTCTGATCAAGCCGAAGATCGCGATCCTCGACGAGACCGACTCGGGCCTCGACGTCGACGCCCTGCGCGTGGTCTCGGAGGGCGTCAACCGCTACAAGGAGCGCGAGAACGGCGGCATCCTGCTGATCACGCACTACACCCGCATCCTGCGCTACATCAAGCCGGAGTTCGTGCACGTGTTCGTGAACGGGCAGGTCGTCGAGTCGGGCGGCGCGGAGCTCGCCGACGAGCTCGAGGCCAACGGCTACGTGCGCTTCACCCAGGCTGCCGGGGCAGGGGCGTAG
- the sufD gene encoding Fe-S cluster assembly protein SufD: MSTPVTGVQGAAAGENAVPATNKGEVFTSFDVNAFEVPGGRDEAWRFTPLRRLRGLHDGTAVASGKATVEVVGDVSVETVGRDDARLGQGGVPFDRVAAQAYSSFESATVVTVGRETEVAAPVHIKVTGPGEGAVAFGHLQIRLEEFAKATVVLDQKGSGTYAENVEFVLGDSASLTVVAVQDWADDTVHTAAHHAMLGRDAVLRHTSVSLGGDLVRITPTVKYSGPGGDAELLGLYFADAGQHFEHRLLVDHSQPHCKSNVVYKGALQGDPESGKPDAHTVWIGDVLIRAEAEGTDTFELNRNLVLTDGARADSVPNLEIETGEIVGAGHASATGRFDDEQLFYLRARGIPEDQARRLVVRGFFHEIINRIAVAEVRERLEAAVEAELAAVGA, translated from the coding sequence GTGAGCACCCCCGTGACGGGAGTACAGGGCGCGGCGGCCGGCGAGAACGCCGTCCCCGCAACCAACAAGGGTGAGGTCTTCACCTCGTTCGACGTGAACGCGTTCGAGGTGCCCGGTGGCCGCGACGAGGCGTGGCGGTTCACCCCGCTGCGCCGGCTGCGCGGCCTGCACGACGGCACCGCCGTCGCGTCGGGCAAGGCGACCGTCGAGGTCGTCGGCGACGTCTCCGTCGAGACCGTCGGCCGCGACGACGCCCGGCTGGGCCAGGGTGGCGTCCCGTTCGATCGGGTTGCCGCGCAGGCGTACTCGTCGTTCGAGTCGGCCACGGTCGTGACCGTCGGCCGCGAGACCGAGGTTGCGGCCCCGGTGCACATCAAGGTCACCGGCCCGGGTGAGGGCGCGGTGGCGTTCGGGCACCTGCAGATCCGGCTCGAGGAGTTCGCGAAGGCCACTGTCGTCCTCGATCAGAAGGGCAGCGGAACCTACGCGGAGAACGTCGAATTCGTGCTCGGCGACAGCGCGTCGCTGACCGTCGTCGCGGTCCAGGACTGGGCGGACGACACGGTCCACACCGCCGCGCACCACGCGATGCTCGGCCGCGACGCGGTGCTGCGGCACACGTCGGTGAGCCTCGGCGGCGACCTCGTCCGGATCACCCCGACCGTCAAGTACTCCGGCCCCGGCGGCGACGCCGAGCTGCTCGGCCTGTACTTCGCCGACGCGGGCCAGCACTTCGAGCACCGTCTGCTGGTGGATCATTCGCAGCCGCACTGCAAGTCCAACGTCGTGTACAAGGGTGCGCTGCAGGGCGATCCGGAGTCGGGCAAGCCGGACGCGCACACCGTGTGGATCGGCGACGTGCTGATCCGCGCCGAGGCGGAGGGCACCGACACGTTCGAGCTCAACCGCAACCTCGTGCTCACCGACGGCGCGCGTGCCGATTCGGTGCCGAACCTCGAGATCGAGACCGGTGAGATCGTCGGTGCCGGACACGCCAGCGCGACGGGACGTTTCGACGACGAGCAGCTGTTCTACCTGCGGGCCCGGGGCATCCCCGAGGATCAGGCCCGGCGGCTGGTCGTGCGTGGCTTCTTCCACGAGATCATCAACCGCATCGCCGTTGCGGAGGTGCGCGAGCGCCTCGAGGCCGCCGTCGAGGCCGAACTGGCCGCGGTCGGCGCCTGA
- the sufB gene encoding Fe-S cluster assembly protein SufB yields the protein MTVTPDQVTPEALSQEETIASLGNYEYGWSDTDVAGASAQRGLSEDVVRDISAKKNEPDWMLDIRLKALRTFDKKPMPHWGSNLDGIDFDNIKYFVRSTEKQAESWDDLPEDIKNTYDKLGIPEAEKQRLIAGVAAQYESEVVYHQIREDLESQGVIFLDTDSGLREHPEIFREYFGSVIPAGDNKFSALNTAVWSGGSFIYVPPGVKVDIPLQAYFRINTENMGQFERTLIIVDEGASVHYVEGCTAPIYKSDSLHSAVVEIIVKKGGHCRYTTIQNWSNNVYNLVTKRTKVEAGGSMEWIDGNIGSKVTMKYPAVWMMGEHARGEVLSVAFAGEGQHQDTGAKMLHLAPHTSSTIVSKSVARGGGRASYRGLVQVNKGAHGSKATVKCDALLVDQISRSDTYPYVDVREDDVTMGHEATVSKVSDDQLFYLMSRGLTEDEAMAMVVRGFVEPIAKELPMEYALELNRLIELQMEGAVG from the coding sequence ATGACCGTCACACCAGACCAGGTGACACCCGAGGCGCTCTCTCAAGAAGAGACGATCGCCTCGCTGGGCAACTACGAGTACGGCTGGTCGGATACCGACGTCGCCGGTGCCAGTGCGCAGCGAGGGCTGTCCGAGGACGTCGTGCGGGACATCTCCGCGAAGAAGAACGAGCCCGACTGGATGCTCGACATCCGCCTCAAGGCGCTGCGCACCTTCGACAAGAAGCCGATGCCGCACTGGGGTTCGAACCTCGATGGCATCGACTTCGACAACATCAAGTACTTCGTGCGGTCCACGGAGAAGCAGGCCGAGAGCTGGGACGACCTGCCCGAGGACATCAAGAACACGTACGACAAGCTGGGCATCCCCGAGGCGGAGAAGCAGCGGCTGATCGCCGGTGTGGCGGCGCAGTACGAGTCCGAGGTGGTGTACCACCAGATCCGCGAGGACCTCGAGTCCCAGGGCGTGATCTTCCTCGATACCGACTCGGGTCTGCGTGAGCACCCGGAGATCTTCCGCGAGTACTTCGGATCGGTCATCCCCGCCGGCGACAACAAGTTCTCCGCGCTGAACACCGCCGTCTGGTCGGGTGGATCGTTCATCTACGTCCCGCCGGGCGTGAAGGTCGACATCCCGCTGCAGGCCTACTTCCGGATCAACACCGAGAACATGGGCCAGTTCGAGCGCACGCTGATCATCGTCGACGAGGGCGCTTCCGTGCACTACGTCGAGGGCTGCACCGCGCCGATCTACAAGTCCGACTCGCTGCACTCGGCGGTCGTCGAGATCATCGTCAAGAAGGGCGGCCACTGCCGCTACACGACGATCCAGAACTGGTCGAACAACGTCTACAACCTGGTGACCAAGCGCACCAAGGTCGAGGCGGGCGGTTCGATGGAGTGGATCGACGGCAACATCGGCTCGAAGGTCACGATGAAGTACCCGGCCGTGTGGATGATGGGCGAGCACGCCCGCGGCGAGGTCCTCTCCGTCGCGTTCGCCGGTGAGGGTCAGCACCAGGACACCGGCGCGAAGATGCTGCACCTGGCGCCGCACACGTCGTCGACGATCGTGAGCAAGTCCGTCGCCCGTGGCGGCGGCCGCGCGTCGTACCGCGGCCTGGTCCAGGTCAACAAGGGCGCCCACGGGTCGAAGGCGACCGTCAAGTGTGACGCCCTGCTGGTCGACCAGATCAGCCGCTCCGACACCTACCCGTACGTCGACGTCCGCGAGGACGACGTGACGATGGGCCACGAGGCGACGGTGTCGAAGGTCAGCGACGACCAGTTGTTCTACCTCATGAGCCGCGGTCTGACCGAGGACGAGGCCATGGCCATGGTGGTGCGAGGGTTCGTCGAGCCCATCGCCAAGGAGCTGCCGATGGAGTACGCCCTCGAGCTCAACCGCCTGATCGAACTGCAGATGGAAGGGGCGGTGGGCTAG
- a CDS encoding helix-turn-helix transcriptional regulator — MKSEAARRSSGESAGHEPVQVSAGSSLPVTGAHEGHTRAAVVQLLLEEGPISATDIGARLGLSAAGVRRHLDVLIEAGEAQEASAASWRQRGRGRPAKLFQITAAGRGKLGHTYDDLAGAAMRQLREIGGDAAIEDFARRRVQSIVREVEPVGDGEPEDVESTAEEIAEAFTSAGFAASIRPVGNGVQICQHHCPVSHVAEEFPELCEAERAAFAELLGRHVQRLATIANGDCACTTHVPLAVPRKTS, encoded by the coding sequence GTGAAATCGGAAGCGGCCCGACGCTCGAGCGGAGAAAGTGCAGGTCACGAACCTGTTCAGGTCTCCGCGGGTTCGTCGCTGCCCGTTACCGGCGCGCACGAAGGGCACACCCGCGCCGCGGTGGTGCAGTTGCTCCTCGAGGAGGGGCCGATCTCGGCCACCGACATCGGAGCCCGGCTCGGCCTCAGCGCCGCCGGTGTCCGACGGCACCTGGACGTGCTCATCGAGGCGGGCGAGGCGCAGGAGGCCAGCGCGGCCAGCTGGCGCCAGCGTGGCCGCGGTCGCCCGGCGAAGCTGTTCCAGATCACCGCGGCAGGTCGCGGGAAGCTCGGTCACACGTACGACGACCTCGCGGGTGCGGCGATGCGGCAGCTGCGCGAGATCGGTGGCGACGCGGCCATCGAGGACTTCGCTCGACGTCGGGTGCAGTCCATCGTCCGTGAGGTCGAGCCGGTGGGCGACGGAGAACCCGAGGACGTCGAGTCCACGGCGGAGGAGATCGCGGAGGCGTTCACCTCGGCGGGATTCGCCGCGTCGATCCGGCCGGTCGGCAACGGTGTGCAGATCTGTCAGCACCACTGCCCGGTGTCGCACGTCGCCGAGGAGTTCCCCGAACTGTGCGAGGCGGAGCGGGCGGCGTTCGCCGAACTGCTCGGACGCCACGTGCAACGTCTGGCGACGATCGCGAACGGCGACTGTGCCTGCACGACCCATGTCCCACTCGCAGTACCCCGCAAGACCTCCTAG
- the mptB gene encoding polyprenol phosphomannose-dependent alpha 1,6 mannosyltransferase MptB, with amino-acid sequence MDHESEAPARSRVDRATLFAKRALGIDGRSPRPSVADALHGDETEAPGLDAAETRQLHWIRLFGATGAVLMAVGALGAGAQPVLQNPVQGLRVLGLPARMPSATLSMAMTGTVMVVLAWLLLGRFAVGSLRGGRPPRQLSRSQLDRTMLLWVIPLTVAPPMFSRDVYSYLAQSEITARGLDPYEIGPAGALGVDNVLTRTVPTIWRDTPAPYGPLFLWMGRGITWLTGDNIVAGIFLHRLLALAGVAMIVWALPRLARRCGVSAVGALWLGALNPLVLFHLVAGIHNEALMIGLMLAGVELALRAVEGTDPIRGRALLLLLAGATLIALSSTIKIPSLLALGFVGMALARRWGANLKALVSAAALLGVVAITVTVFVSVASGLGMGWTQTLGTATEVRSWMSIPTLLGLGTGLVGVLLGLGDHTTAVLSLTRPIASLIAAFITLRMLVAVLVGRIHPVGALGVSLGAIVLLFPVVQPWYLLWAVIPLAAWATRPVFRIPAIAFSSFVSVILMPNGAEYEPFMIVQAAVATAIASVVLMLVTRNKLLWRAQPGTTGQA; translated from the coding sequence ATGGATCACGAGTCGGAAGCCCCGGCCCGGTCCCGGGTCGATCGGGCCACGCTCTTCGCCAAGCGTGCGCTCGGGATCGACGGGCGCTCCCCCCGACCGTCGGTAGCCGACGCCCTCCACGGCGACGAGACCGAGGCCCCCGGCCTCGACGCGGCCGAAACCCGCCAACTGCACTGGATACGCCTGTTCGGCGCCACCGGCGCGGTGCTCATGGCCGTCGGCGCGCTGGGAGCCGGAGCGCAGCCGGTTCTGCAGAACCCCGTCCAGGGCCTGCGCGTGCTGGGACTGCCGGCGCGCATGCCGAGTGCAACACTGAGCATGGCCATGACCGGCACCGTCATGGTGGTCCTCGCGTGGCTGTTGCTGGGCCGCTTCGCGGTCGGCAGCCTCCGTGGCGGACGCCCGCCGCGGCAGCTGAGTCGATCGCAGCTGGACCGCACCATGCTGCTGTGGGTGATACCTCTCACAGTCGCGCCGCCGATGTTCAGTCGCGACGTCTACTCGTACCTCGCGCAGAGCGAGATCACCGCGCGCGGCCTCGATCCGTACGAGATCGGCCCCGCCGGCGCGCTCGGCGTCGACAACGTCCTGACCCGGACCGTCCCCACCATCTGGCGCGACACCCCGGCGCCCTACGGCCCACTGTTCCTCTGGATGGGACGCGGGATCACCTGGCTCACCGGCGACAACATCGTCGCCGGGATCTTCCTGCACCGACTGCTCGCGCTCGCCGGCGTCGCGATGATCGTGTGGGCCCTGCCCCGGCTCGCGCGGCGCTGCGGCGTCTCGGCCGTCGGCGCGCTCTGGCTCGGCGCCCTCAACCCGCTCGTGCTCTTCCACCTCGTCGCCGGCATCCACAACGAGGCCCTGATGATCGGCCTGATGCTCGCCGGTGTCGAGCTCGCCCTGCGGGCCGTGGAGGGCACCGATCCGATTCGCGGAAGGGCCCTGCTTCTGCTGCTGGCCGGCGCGACCCTGATCGCGCTGTCCTCGACGATCAAGATCCCCTCGCTGCTCGCGCTCGGGTTCGTGGGAATGGCGCTCGCCCGCAGGTGGGGCGCCAACCTGAAGGCACTCGTGTCCGCCGCGGCGCTACTGGGGGTGGTGGCGATCACGGTGACCGTCTTCGTGAGCGTCGCGAGCGGGCTCGGGATGGGCTGGACGCAGACACTCGGCACCGCGACGGAAGTCCGCAGCTGGATGTCGATCCCGACACTGCTCGGACTCGGTACCGGCCTGGTCGGCGTGCTGCTCGGTCTCGGCGACCACACCACCGCCGTCCTGAGCCTCACCCGGCCGATCGCGTCACTGATCGCCGCCTTCATCACGCTGCGCATGCTGGTCGCGGTGCTGGTCGGACGGATCCATCCGGTCGGGGCGCTCGGCGTGTCCCTGGGCGCGATCGTCCTCCTCTTCCCGGTCGTGCAGCCGTGGTACCTGCTGTGGGCGGTCATCCCGCTCGCGGCGTGGGCCACCCGCCCGGTGTTCCGGATCCCGGCGATCGCGTTCTCGTCCTTCGTGAGCGTGATCCTCATGCCCAACGGCGCCGAGTACGAGCCGTTCATGATCGTCCAGGCCGCCGTCGCCACCGCGATCGCCAGCGTCGTGCTGATGCTCGTCACCCGCAACAAGCTGCTCTGGCGGGCCCAGCCCGGGACCACCGGACAAGCCTGA
- a CDS encoding ABC transporter ATP-binding protein, producing MGAPAVRLQGVEKAFGTVRAVNGLDLVLEQAQVLALLGPNGAGKTTTVEMCEGFVAPDAGSVRVLGLDPIADSAALRPRIGVMLQGGGAYPGSKAGEMLDLVASYSADPLDPDWLLRSLGLQDARRTPYRRLSGGQQQRLSLACALVGRPELVFLDEPTAGLDAQARLLVWELIDALRRDGVSVLLTTHLMDEAEELADELVIIDHGRIVASGTPSEVTRTGAEGRLSLVAPPGLDLAPLRAALPAEFQVQEVSSGDYVVRGAINPHVVAAVTSWCAGQDALATEIRVDQRRLEDVFLELTGRDLRG from the coding sequence ATGGGTGCGCCGGCAGTACGTCTCCAAGGCGTCGAGAAGGCCTTCGGCACCGTCCGCGCCGTCAACGGGCTCGATCTCGTCCTCGAACAGGCGCAGGTGCTGGCCCTGCTCGGCCCGAACGGCGCCGGCAAGACCACGACCGTCGAGATGTGCGAGGGCTTCGTCGCGCCCGACGCCGGATCCGTTCGGGTCCTCGGCCTCGACCCGATCGCCGACTCCGCGGCACTGCGGCCTCGGATCGGGGTCATGCTCCAGGGCGGCGGCGCGTACCCGGGTTCGAAGGCCGGCGAGATGCTCGACCTGGTCGCGTCGTACTCGGCGGACCCGCTCGATCCCGACTGGCTCCTGCGCAGCCTCGGCCTACAGGACGCCCGCCGCACCCCGTACCGCCGTCTGTCGGGTGGCCAGCAGCAACGGCTGTCCCTCGCCTGCGCCCTCGTCGGCCGGCCCGAACTCGTGTTCCTCGACGAACCGACCGCGGGCCTGGACGCGCAGGCGCGCCTGCTCGTGTGGGAGCTGATCGACGCGCTGCGCCGCGACGGCGTCAGCGTCCTGCTGACCACGCACCTCATGGACGAGGCCGAGGAGCTGGCCGACGAACTCGTCATCATCGACCACGGCCGGATCGTCGCGTCCGGGACGCCGTCGGAGGTCACCCGCACCGGCGCCGAGGGTCGGCTGAGTCTCGTGGCACCGCCCGGCCTCGACCTCGCCCCGCTGCGCGCCGCGCTGCCGGCCGAGTTCCAGGTGCAGGAGGTCTCGTCCGGGGACTACGTCGTGCGCGGCGCGATCAACCCGCACGTCGTCGCGGCGGTCACGTCGTGGTGCGCAGGACAGGACGCGCTGGCCACGGAGATCCGGGTCGACCAGCGCCGCCTCGAGGACGTCTTCCTCGAACTCACGGGACGGGATCTGAGGGGATGA
- a CDS encoding ABC transporter permease has translation MSVTHHDRLADNRFADGTFAPRPQPAPPGRMLAAQTKLELTLLLRNGEQLLITMFIPITLLIGLTLLPIGDFGSDRVDTIVPAVMMVAIMSTAFTGQAIAVGFDRRYGALKRLGATPLPRWGIIAGKSAAVVIVVAMQTLLLGAIGFALGWRPSVVGLLLGAVVIALGTVTFAAMGLLLGGTLRAEIVLALANILWFAMAGIGSVIFGDQLHAGVRITAELIPSGALAQALEDATAGSINVFCIAVLAVWALVTGFVATRTFKFT, from the coding sequence ATGAGCGTGACGCACCACGACCGCCTGGCCGACAACCGATTCGCCGACGGCACGTTCGCCCCGCGCCCCCAGCCTGCGCCGCCGGGGAGGATGCTGGCCGCGCAGACCAAGCTCGAACTGACGCTGCTGCTGCGCAACGGCGAGCAGTTGCTGATCACGATGTTCATCCCGATCACCCTGCTGATCGGCCTGACCCTGCTGCCGATCGGCGATTTCGGGAGCGACCGCGTCGACACGATCGTTCCCGCCGTGATGATGGTCGCGATCATGTCGACGGCGTTCACCGGTCAGGCGATCGCCGTCGGCTTCGACCGCCGCTACGGCGCCCTCAAACGTCTCGGGGCCACGCCGCTGCCGCGCTGGGGCATCATTGCCGGCAAGAGCGCCGCGGTCGTGATCGTCGTCGCGATGCAGACCCTCCTGCTCGGCGCCATCGGATTCGCACTGGGCTGGCGCCCCAGCGTGGTCGGACTGCTCCTCGGCGCAGTCGTGATCGCCCTCGGAACCGTCACGTTCGCGGCGATGGGGCTGCTGCTGGGCGGCACGCTGCGCGCCGAGATCGTCCTCGCGCTCGCGAACATCCTGTGGTTCGCGATGGCCGGCATCGGCAGCGTCATCTTCGGCGACCAACTACACGCCGGTGTCCGGATCACCGCGGAACTGATCCCGTCCGGCGCCCTCGCCCAAGCCCTCGAGGACGCCACCGCGGGCAGCATCAACGTGTTCTGCATTGCGGTGCTCGCGGTGTGGGCGCTCGTGACCGGATTCGTCGCGACCAGGACTTTCAAGTTCACCTGA